A genomic window from Luteolibacter sp. LG18 includes:
- the galB gene encoding beta-galactosidase GalB encodes MTTPPLLTTLAALAIMTPLIASATNLEFPKPAELAALRTRESFDSGWTFSRYGLQADGSRKAEPGGSNFAVTVLASSEEGEKGNPAVNAFDGNPETRWCASGPAPAQWLQLEFAKPTAFSDIKVTWEKEGAYVAVLETSEDGKAWTEVKPTRESPSAARRFLRVRTTSLPTGQWASIREIELLDDKGQPVKQEKLQDGSPAPSDPKFNDSAWRKLDLPHDWGIEGPFRQDLPGGTGKLPWKAIGWYRKMFTLPAADKGKSVFLDFDGAMAYAQVFVNGKELPARPYGYSAFRVDLREALNFGGENTIAVRLNTENWDSRWYPGAGIYRHTWLVKSQPVHVAHYGTTVTTPEVTPDSTTVKVVARLEGMPTSVDAAQKVEVQVALHELGANDSVGAVVAKGNGEIGSAMSSGGDGNLPAAGVTLKVSKPKLWDTASPNRYLARVTVTVGGKAVDCYDTPFGIRTLDFSREGFKLNGKRVEVRGVCNHHDLGALGAALNDRALERQLEILKSFGCNAIRTSHNPPAPELLDLADKMGFLVQVEAFDCWAHGKVAKDYNRLWKDWHEKDLRDMVRQNRNHPSVFMWSIGNEVVEQDQPAFPKELVGIVHSEDTTRPVSVGCHNPEKAASSGFISEVDAMGVNYHLSFYEPFLKNPRYADKPVYGSETSSCVSSRGEYFFPVKRGRDSQVNFQVSSYDVDAPGWAYEPDAQFRALQKHPEFFGEFVWTGFDYIGEPTPYDGDAANLLNFSGDPAKRAALEKELKELGKLKVPSRSSYFGIVDLAGFPKDRFYLYQGQWRKDLPMAHILPHWNWPERVGQVTPIHVYTSGDEAEVFLNGKSLGKKSMAPGECRLRWDDVVYEPGEVRVVAYKDGKEWAKDVVKTTGEAAKLGLSADRATIKDDGKDLSFLTLRIEDKDGLTVPRSQNAVRFSVQGPGEIVATDNGDATSFESFQSPDRKAYNGLALVIVRAKPGQAGTIRVKAESEGLKATEVAVEAK; translated from the coding sequence ATGACTACCCCTCCGTTACTCACCACGCTCGCGGCTTTGGCGATCATGACGCCCCTGATTGCGTCCGCCACCAACCTCGAGTTCCCGAAACCGGCGGAGCTCGCCGCCCTACGCACCCGTGAGTCGTTCGATTCCGGTTGGACGTTTTCCCGCTATGGTTTGCAGGCGGATGGATCGCGAAAGGCGGAGCCGGGCGGCTCCAACTTCGCCGTCACGGTGCTCGCGTCCTCGGAGGAAGGGGAGAAGGGCAACCCGGCGGTGAACGCCTTCGATGGCAATCCGGAGACCCGCTGGTGTGCCTCCGGTCCGGCTCCCGCGCAATGGCTGCAACTGGAGTTCGCGAAGCCGACCGCGTTTTCAGACATCAAGGTGACTTGGGAAAAGGAAGGCGCGTATGTCGCCGTGCTGGAAACCTCGGAGGATGGCAAGGCTTGGACCGAGGTGAAGCCCACGAGGGAGTCTCCTTCCGCCGCGCGCCGGTTCCTGCGGGTGCGCACCACCTCGCTGCCGACGGGCCAGTGGGCGAGCATCCGTGAGATCGAGTTGCTGGATGACAAGGGCCAGCCGGTGAAGCAGGAGAAGCTGCAGGACGGGTCGCCCGCTCCCAGCGATCCGAAGTTCAATGACTCCGCATGGCGGAAGCTCGACCTGCCGCATGACTGGGGCATCGAGGGACCGTTCCGCCAGGATCTGCCGGGCGGCACCGGCAAACTGCCGTGGAAGGCGATCGGCTGGTATCGCAAGATGTTCACCCTGCCAGCGGCGGACAAGGGGAAGAGCGTGTTCCTGGATTTCGATGGGGCGATGGCTTACGCGCAGGTGTTCGTCAACGGGAAGGAGCTGCCAGCGCGGCCTTACGGTTACTCGGCCTTCCGGGTGGACTTGCGTGAGGCGTTGAATTTCGGTGGCGAGAACACGATCGCGGTGCGCCTCAATACGGAGAACTGGGATTCCCGTTGGTATCCGGGTGCGGGGATCTACCGGCATACGTGGTTGGTGAAATCCCAGCCGGTACACGTGGCCCACTATGGCACCACGGTGACGACTCCGGAGGTGACCCCGGACTCGACTACCGTGAAGGTGGTGGCCCGTTTGGAAGGGATGCCGACCTCGGTGGATGCCGCTCAAAAGGTTGAAGTGCAGGTGGCACTTCACGAATTGGGTGCCAACGACTCCGTGGGAGCGGTGGTGGCGAAAGGCAATGGTGAAATTGGTAGCGCCATGTCTTCGGGAGGAGATGGGAATCTTCCCGCTGCCGGGGTGACCTTGAAAGTCTCAAAGCCGAAGCTGTGGGACACCGCATCGCCGAACCGCTATCTCGCTCGTGTCACCGTGACCGTGGGGGGCAAGGCCGTCGACTGCTACGACACCCCCTTCGGCATTCGCACGCTCGATTTCAGCCGCGAGGGTTTCAAACTGAACGGCAAGCGAGTGGAGGTCCGCGGCGTGTGCAACCACCATGATCTTGGCGCGCTCGGGGCCGCGCTGAACGACCGCGCGCTGGAGCGCCAGCTCGAGATCCTGAAGAGCTTCGGCTGCAATGCGATCCGCACCTCGCACAATCCGCCCGCGCCCGAGTTGCTCGACCTGGCGGACAAGATGGGTTTCCTGGTGCAGGTGGAGGCCTTCGATTGTTGGGCGCACGGCAAGGTGGCGAAGGACTACAACCGCCTCTGGAAGGACTGGCATGAGAAGGACCTGCGCGACATGGTGCGGCAGAACCGGAACCACCCGAGCGTCTTCATGTGGAGCATCGGCAACGAGGTGGTGGAGCAGGACCAGCCCGCGTTTCCGAAGGAGCTGGTCGGCATCGTGCATTCCGAGGACACCACCCGGCCGGTGAGCGTGGGCTGCCACAATCCGGAAAAGGCGGCGTCCAGCGGGTTCATCTCGGAGGTGGACGCGATGGGGGTGAACTACCATCTGTCCTTCTACGAGCCGTTCCTGAAGAACCCGCGCTATGCGGACAAACCGGTCTACGGCAGCGAGACTTCCTCGTGTGTCAGCTCGCGCGGCGAGTATTTCTTCCCGGTGAAGCGCGGCCGCGATTCGCAGGTGAACTTCCAGGTTTCCTCCTACGACGTCGATGCCCCGGGCTGGGCCTATGAGCCGGATGCGCAGTTCCGCGCGCTTCAGAAGCATCCGGAGTTCTTCGGTGAGTTCGTGTGGACCGGCTTCGATTACATCGGCGAGCCGACGCCCTATGACGGCGATGCCGCGAACCTGCTGAACTTCAGCGGCGATCCGGCGAAGCGTGCGGCCTTGGAAAAGGAGCTGAAGGAACTGGGCAAGCTCAAGGTGCCGTCCCGCAGCAGCTACTTCGGGATTGTCGATCTCGCGGGGTTCCCGAAGGACCGCTTCTATCTCTACCAGGGCCAGTGGCGGAAAGACCTGCCGATGGCGCACATCCTGCCGCACTGGAATTGGCCGGAGCGGGTCGGACAGGTCACGCCGATCCACGTTTACACCTCCGGAGACGAGGCCGAGGTGTTCTTGAACGGCAAGTCGCTCGGAAAGAAGTCGATGGCCCCGGGCGAATGCCGCCTGCGCTGGGATGACGTGGTGTATGAACCCGGTGAAGTACGGGTGGTGGCGTACAAGGACGGCAAGGAGTGGGCCAAGGATGTCGTGAAGACCACCGGGGAGGCGGCGAAGCTCGGCCTGTCCGCCGACCGTGCGACGATCAAGGACGATGGCAAGGATCTGTCTTTCCTCACCCTCCGTATCGAGGACAAGGACGGCCTTACCGTGCCGCGCAGCCAGAATGCCGTGCGCTTCAGCGTGCAGGGCCCGGGCGAGATCGTGGCGACCGACAATGGCGACGCCACCAGCTTCGAGTCGTTCCAATCCCCGGACCGCAAGGCTTACAACGGGCTCGCGTTGGTGATTGTCCGCGCCAAGCCCGGGCAGGCGGGAACGATCCGCGTGAAGGCCGAGTCCGAGGGACTCAAGGCCACGGAGGTCGCCGTCGAGGCGAAGTGA
- a CDS encoding NADP-dependent isocitrate dehydrogenase — protein MSKVPTIIYTQTDEAPALATYSFLPIVQAFTKHSGIAVETRDISLAGRIIANFADLLPAEQRIGDALSELGELATKPEANIIKLPNISASVPQLKAAIAELQAKGYALPDYPEDPKTDAEKDAKARYDKVKGSAVNPVLREGNSDRRAPKAVKEYARKNPHSMGKWSADSKTTVATMGQDDFFSNEKSVTVPAATDVKIEFTAADGAVTILKASTPLKAGEILDSTVMRKKALVSFLEEQVAKAKAEGVLFSLHMKATMMKVSDPIIFGHAVGVFFKDLVTKHVAVLAPLNVDFKNGFGDLVAKIQALPADQKAAIEADLAALYAAGPALAMVNSDKGITNLHVPSDVIVDASMPAMIRSSGQMWNAEGKLQDTLAVIPDSSYAGIYQATIDFCKQHGAFDPRTMGTVPNVGLMAQAAEEYGSHNKTFEIPSPGTVRVIDASGAVLLEHAVEEGDIWRACQTKDAPVQDWVKLAVNRARATGTPAVFWLDENRAHDAQIIAKVNTYLKDHDTTGLDLRILAPAAACQFSLERIKEGQDTISVTGNVLRDYLTDLFPILELGTSAKMLSIVPLMNGGGLFETGAGGSAPKHVEQFVEENYLRWDSLGEFLALAVSFEHLGETFGNAKAKVLAVTLDAATGKFLDEDRSPGRKLGTIDNRGSHFYLALYWAEALAAQNDDAELKSLFTQAAADLRANEAKIVEELIAVQGKPVEIGGYYQPDDAKASAALRPSATLNGILAAI, from the coding sequence ATGTCCAAGGTCCCCACCATCATTTATACTCAGACCGACGAGGCTCCCGCGCTCGCGACCTATTCGTTCCTGCCGATCGTGCAGGCGTTCACGAAGCACTCCGGCATCGCGGTGGAGACCCGGGACATTTCGCTCGCGGGCCGCATCATCGCCAACTTCGCCGACCTGCTGCCCGCCGAACAGCGCATCGGTGACGCGCTCTCCGAGCTGGGCGAACTCGCCACCAAGCCGGAGGCGAACATCATCAAGCTTCCCAACATCAGCGCCTCCGTCCCGCAGCTCAAGGCGGCGATTGCCGAGCTCCAGGCCAAGGGCTACGCCCTGCCGGACTATCCGGAAGATCCGAAGACGGACGCCGAGAAGGACGCGAAGGCCCGCTATGACAAGGTGAAGGGCTCCGCCGTGAACCCGGTGCTGCGCGAGGGCAATTCCGACCGCCGCGCGCCGAAGGCGGTGAAGGAATACGCCCGCAAGAACCCGCACTCGATGGGCAAGTGGTCCGCCGACTCGAAGACGACGGTCGCGACCATGGGCCAGGACGACTTTTTCTCGAACGAGAAGTCCGTGACCGTTCCGGCGGCCACCGATGTGAAAATCGAGTTCACCGCCGCCGATGGTGCGGTGACCATCCTCAAGGCCAGCACCCCGCTCAAGGCCGGTGAGATCCTCGACTCCACCGTGATGCGGAAGAAGGCGCTCGTGTCCTTCCTAGAAGAGCAGGTCGCCAAGGCGAAGGCCGAGGGCGTGCTGTTCTCACTGCACATGAAGGCGACGATGATGAAGGTCTCCGACCCGATCATCTTCGGCCACGCCGTGGGGGTGTTCTTCAAGGACCTGGTGACCAAGCACGTCGCCGTGCTCGCGCCGTTGAACGTCGATTTCAAGAACGGCTTCGGTGACCTCGTTGCCAAGATCCAGGCGCTTCCGGCCGATCAGAAGGCCGCGATCGAGGCTGACCTCGCCGCGCTTTACGCCGCCGGTCCAGCCCTCGCGATGGTGAACTCGGACAAGGGCATCACCAACCTCCACGTCCCGAGCGACGTGATCGTGGATGCCTCGATGCCGGCGATGATCCGTTCCTCCGGCCAGATGTGGAACGCGGAAGGCAAGCTTCAGGACACGCTCGCCGTGATTCCGGACAGCTCCTACGCGGGCATCTACCAGGCCACGATCGATTTCTGCAAACAGCATGGCGCCTTCGATCCGCGCACCATGGGCACGGTCCCGAACGTCGGCCTGATGGCGCAGGCGGCCGAGGAATACGGCTCCCACAACAAGACCTTCGAAATCCCGTCCCCCGGCACCGTCCGTGTGATCGATGCCTCCGGCGCGGTGTTGCTGGAGCACGCCGTGGAGGAAGGCGACATTTGGCGCGCCTGCCAGACCAAGGACGCCCCGGTGCAGGATTGGGTGAAGCTGGCCGTGAACCGCGCCCGCGCCACCGGCACTCCGGCGGTGTTCTGGCTCGATGAAAACCGCGCCCATGACGCGCAGATCATCGCGAAGGTGAACACCTACCTGAAGGACCACGACACCACCGGCCTGGACCTCCGCATCCTCGCTCCGGCCGCTGCCTGCCAGTTTTCGCTGGAGCGCATCAAGGAGGGCCAGGACACCATTTCGGTGACCGGCAACGTGTTGCGCGACTACCTCACCGACCTGTTCCCGATCCTCGAGCTGGGCACCAGCGCGAAGATGCTTTCGATCGTTCCGCTCATGAATGGCGGCGGCTTGTTCGAAACCGGCGCGGGTGGTTCCGCTCCGAAGCACGTCGAGCAGTTCGTGGAGGAGAACTACCTCCGCTGGGATTCCCTCGGCGAGTTCCTCGCGCTGGCGGTCTCGTTCGAGCACCTTGGCGAAACCTTCGGCAACGCGAAGGCGAAGGTGCTGGCGGTGACGCTGGATGCCGCCACCGGCAAGTTCCTCGATGAGGACCGCTCGCCGGGCCGCAAGCTCGGCACGATCGACAACCGTGGCTCGCACTTCTACCTCGCCCTCTACTGGGCCGAGGCGCTGGCCGCCCAGAACGACGACGCCGAGCTGAAGTCGCTCTTCACCCAGGCCGCCGCCGACCTGCGCGCGAACGAGGCGAAGATCGTGGAGGAACTCATCGCCGTGCAGGGTAAGCCGGTCGAGATCGGCGGCTACTACCAGCCGGATGATGCGAAGGCTTCCGCCGCGCTGCGCCCGAGCGCCACGCTCAATGGCATCCTCGCCGCGATCTGA
- a CDS encoding Spx/MgsR family RNA polymerase-binding regulatory protein: protein MLKVYLYKNCSTCRDAKKWLQARGIEFEEKAIRETPPAVGELGAVADAVGLQKLFNTSGGDYRELGLKDKLPTMSRDEAFALLASNGNLVKRPFVVGEGVALTGFKAADWEKALA, encoded by the coding sequence GTGCTCAAGGTTTACCTGTACAAGAATTGTTCCACCTGCCGGGATGCGAAGAAATGGCTGCAGGCCCGGGGAATCGAATTTGAGGAAAAAGCGATCCGTGAAACGCCCCCGGCGGTCGGGGAGCTGGGGGCGGTGGCGGATGCGGTGGGGCTCCAGAAGCTCTTCAATACCTCCGGCGGCGATTACCGGGAGCTGGGGTTGAAGGACAAGCTGCCGACGATGTCGCGGGACGAGGCGTTCGCCCTGCTGGCGTCGAACGGGAACCTCGTGAAGCGCCCGTTCGTGGTCGGCGAGGGCGTGGCGCTGACTGGGTTCAAGGCCGCGGATTGGGAGAAGGCATTGGCCTGA